The Periophthalmus magnuspinnatus isolate fPerMag1 chromosome 12, fPerMag1.2.pri, whole genome shotgun sequence region AGTGCATTTTTATTTGCAGTAGGACTATGACATGGGTTTGCTTTGTCGAACAACATACcctgaaaattattattaataaagagTTCAGCTTGGaaccaacaaaaaaatgtattcatgggtttcagagcaATACAAAATTAACAGCTTCCATAGAAAAGAAcagtgcaaaacaaaatggtgcCTATAAACCAGAGGTTGAAACTCATGAAAGCATATTAAAATTCACATAATGGCTGTGATGATATTTCTTTTGTTGAAGTCTGGGCCAAGTAAAACTACAACAATAATATTCTTTTAACAAAGAAGTTCACAAGGCTTAGGCATGGGACTATGTGCTTGAATTTAATAACAaagatgaataaatgcatgGTTGCATATGGTTGgtcacaaaaatgtaatgatttagcttatttttctttctttctataatATCGTGATTGTTGGTTGTGcctttttgttgtattttaaaaaaaagttaatttcttTTAGCTGGATAAAAACTATGTTAATGGAAAATGACCATGACTAGATCATCAGAATGTGCCAGTGACTGTGACTTAATCTGCCTGCTCATGGCTCTGCCCTCTCTCATCGGAGCCATGTGAGTCCATTTAACTGGTCAGGGTAGCGCTGATTAACTCTGAAAGAGAAAGATTGTTGGACAGATTCTCCAGCTCGGTGACAAGAGTTAACCATTCTGTTTATCAGGCGTGGAGCAAATCGGAAGGTATTTTTTGAAAAGCATTTTGTTTCTTAGGCTAAACTATTTGATAAGGTAAAGTGGTGAggtgtatattattattattattattatattttagcttCAGTCCAGACAAGGAATATTTTAAGAAAGCCATATTTCATGTCATGATTGATCAGGAATTTTTTTTTGAGCGTGTCGACGCTTACTTGTCTATTTGTTTTGTGGTTAATGAGTAGTTTACTTGTAGTAAACCAAAGCAACGCATTAgagattttgttttttccatggtcgctgctactgctactgctgtaaGTAAGTGTACTACAAAATCTTCAAAATCAACATGTGATAGTAAAGTTAGTGTTGTGTAAAGATAATTTTGTAGTTGGCAACTATAGATGTTCAAGTCTGGAGGTGTGTTCTCATTTTATGTAAAAGAAAGGTGTATTACCCTTTTCTTTACATACCCTTTATTAAGGTAACTGTCAAAGGAGAATTGGAACTTACATGTATCCTAAATGTCTGATCCTACTGTATTCTACTTTTTAGATGACAGAGCAGAACCtgtttaaatattcattttacatttgtgaTTACATGGACTTTGAGAGACTTTTGCCCATGTTCATTGGTTGCTGTTCAATTTGACGCAAAACTTGTAATGGATCTTGTTCTTTTTTGGTTCACTTGGCTAAAGAATGCAGTCAGTGGTTATTTTATGAACATAATCACTATAGTTAATTGTGTTGCTGTTATATAATTACACaatttaattgtaattttgCTGACACAAGCTTAATTAGAACTTCATAACCCACTGACCTTTCTTTATTTCATACTTACAATGGATATTTGTACAATTTGCAACTTGTCTGTAACATGCGGACTCTTACGGACTATTGACAAATTGTTCATGCTGTCATTAGATTATAATGTATGTGATCTCATTGAGAAAAATACAGGATTCCCTTCATTAACAGGTTAAGtcagttttatctttttttctaGAAACTTTACTTTGAATTGGTTATTTCAAATGCTAGGAATATTGAATCATGTAACAATTTTCTTTGAACAGGTATTTACAgataaaccccccccccccccccccacttgTTTTCGCTTCACTTTCTATGGTCTTCGGAGTCATTGGGACTTTATGTAATGCAAAAACAAATCCTGACTGGGGTGATTGAGTTCTTTACTCTCTCCACCTCTATgacgtctgtttttgagcaaccaaaacaacacatcacccctcctcttttgtctcttttagGGAGGCTGTGTAGATTCATCCAATCAGAGTCTGGCATTGCTCCTGATGACCCTTGGCCAACCGGACGTGTCTAAGGTGCTGCTTGGACCCCTCTCTCCTTACACGTAAGCAACCATTCACACCTTTTTTAATACCAAGTTGTACTTTTGTAGATAATTCACAAGTTATGCAACAATGTGGAACAGGCAAATTCACCAAAAATAACGACATCTGTTTTTTGTCCATTTAGGCCTACTAAATGGGCAGATTCTTAGATGCTAAAATGTTCTAATGTTAAAAGCTGTAAttcaatgcatttattttacatttatgtgTGCAGGAGAATACAATGAACTGTCCATTTTCAGTTATCATGGTACCGGTGCTGTGTACCTCTCAAGTACAGTACTATGATAACTGAAGATTGGCagtgccatcacaaagccctccTCATTGTGACAGTGCGTTTACTTTTGTTCTTAAAGGAATAACATGAGCTTACAaaattttgaattgttttttgtttgttccagGATTGAATTCCTCAGACACATTAGAGATTTTTTTCAGATCATGTTCAAAATAGAAGTCCAGAAACCTCTTGAAGATGAAAGGAAAGGTGGAGACAAAACCCTTATGACTTGTGTAGGAGTTGGATACAGCAACATTAATAAAactcttaaataaacattttataaaaacacatcaacTCAGATTTggtatcttttttttaattacaggtTATTTGTGCATACTACAAAAATTGTGGAACATTATTAAATGGAACATAATATAGTCCTATTTGAGTAAAAAGTAGGTCTTACTTTTATGGTAGTATTTGTTGTGCATGAATTCACTTTACTGTATATGTGAAATATCTAGGCCTGGGTAGAAATTGTTAAAATTCCTCAGCAGGTCGCAATAAATTGTTAGAGTTTTAGAAGACTATTTCAATAAAATGCtactaaattgttttttttgtttctgttctgtttgaaTGCTGAACTACCCCACATGTTTCTCATCTCCTCCAAGGGTGGAGTTAGTCTTGTCCACACAGATGTTTGAggacatcaccatagcaacccgATACTTCAGACTGTACAAACATGGAAGAGtaaaaagatacaaaatgaAAGAACTGCTGACACTTGACATGGTTATGTCATTATATTGGATTGTACCAACCTCAAGCTGAGAGTAGAGTGAATATCCAAAAAGCTTTTTGTACTCTGCTCTGATGTCCATTAAATCAATTTCTGAACGACTGACGATAATTCTGGTCAGAATGGACTCTGTGGTACCTGCACCCTGAGTAAGTGAAATACTGTTAGCAATACAAAATATTCAATCGGAAAACGTAATCTGTATCTAATCTCATTTCAGATTATATGCAAGTAACCCCAAAGTGGTTCATGGTAATATTAGATTTTTCTCTAATGTATTGTATGCTGTTGACCaatttcaaatttatttttatttatgttaaattTGTCTAAATAACGTTAATTGCTGTTATTTCCATAGTAGTGAGTTTCTAGAGATTTGGTGTTCCCAGCTACACACAGGCTTTTGTTTATCATTCTGTGAATtaaatacacaggaaaagagTGAGCGACACTGAACAATGCATGGATTTGAGAGCGTCATCAGGGCTGTGGATGGAATAGAAGCACTCAGTGGTACATGCTGAATGGGCATGTTTGCTTACCTTCATACTCTTGAACAGTATTTCTGCAAGGTATGCTGGGACATTCTTAACACATTTCACTGAGGAGAAAACACaagcaattaaaataaaaaaaaatgatctAATTACAaggaaacaaaaactaaattattCTTACCAACAGCAACAAGCAGTGTCTCCAGATTGCCAGACATCTCACTTTCTATGCTTTCCTGTAGAGTTTTCTTGCTAATTTCCTTGTATTCAACCAAAGCTGttcaatattaataaaaatcttatttacacatttaatttCATCCAACAAATACACCTTCAAATGAGCACTCACTCTGTCTCAGCTGTGGAATACTCCTGTGGCATAAGATATCAATGAATTTGTCTTCATCCGTTCCCCACTTTTTCTCGCCAGCTTCATATAAGGcctgccaaaaaagttttaatataAATCCTGGAAAACCTATtccaaaatattacaaacaaacaaataagggAAAACCTTTGCATCTGCCTTGGCTTTAGCAGTGTCGACATGGGTGCTCTCATCTCTTTTGCCCTATGATGACATTTTTATTACCTTGTGTGATTTCCCATGGTTACAATTGATTCATAACGATTCATGTACATTCATGCCAGAGATGCAGGCAAATACTGCATTCAACCTGTTCTTACCTCAGCAAGGATAAGGAGGGCTTTGCCATACTCCCCGGACACCTCTCCCTTTAGATCATGAAGCACTGACTTTCCAGTTTCTTTagttaaaacacattcacagtAATAGTTACCAATAATGAATACAAGTGTATAGAATAATGTAATAACCTATGCACCAACCTGCCATGTAAGCTTCGGATAAAgctttaatttgtttgttgGACTTGGAAGCAAATATTTCAGTCAGTATACTCTCTGTTGTTCCGGCTCCCTATGGAAAACACAGTTTTAAAGATTTAAGAGTGATATCCGTTTGAAAAATGAAGAATAAGAAAATACTTAATGTTTGCTTAGAAAATCTTTTCCAATCCAACCTTTATTGCTTTAATGACTTCATGACAGTCAAAAACTGCCGGAGGTGTTACCAAAGCAACAAGTACATCCTCAAAATCTCCCTGGGTGTCGCCCTTCAAGTCATCCACCAGtttctgaaaaaatataaagataaaaGTTAGCCTAAAAGCATATCTTTCTAATCTTAAATTCAAGATTTCAGTCACCCTTCCAGTTGCTTTCTCATATGCTTGAGCAATGAGCTGTCGCTGAGCATTACTTCTTTGGGTCAACACCTCAATCAGTGTTTTTTCAGTTGTACCTATGGAGAGAACATTATTAAACTTGAAACTgttaagacaataaaaagctGTAGCCAATGAATATAAAGATGCAATTTGTCAGTGTATGGTTGATGTAAATCCTAAAACATACCAAGACCCTCTATGGCCTTCTTTAACGCCGAAACATCTTCATCAACTTTGAAACTTGGGTTGTCTTTCACAGTTCCTCTTGTATTTGACTGAAACACGCACAtacaaaacatatatacaatGTTTAGTGAAAGCTGCATCGGCTCACATATTTTGCATAACTTTCCAATCAAATAAAGGACATATAAAAAAGCTTACAGTCATTGTCAGTGAGGAAGGGGAATCCAATAGCAGATCTAAGTCATCCTTCAGTGTCCAAACaatataattattaatatagGATTAATATTAGCCTACATTAACTAGACCCAGGCTATACTCACCCACACAGACATCCTGAAGTCGTTGATAATAAGGCCTATACACCAGGAAACAAACAATGATTAATGCTAATGATTAATGAACTAGAAATAACACTTATTTCAACGAGACCATCAAGTTTTAAGAATCTTTGTTCACTTGGATAAAGTTATTTCAAATATTAGCCTATAAAAGGTAAGCCTATAATTCCCCATAGCCAACAAAATATGCAACAACAGGCTACACTCACTAACTCAGCTGCAACTAGGCTACATGTGGAAACAAAAATACTAGAGTTTTTATGGAAAGGAAAATAAGCCTTAAGGTAACTACAATCAACTTGCAACTTCCTGGATATAACCCGCTGCCCTGATTGATGCTGAAACAGTGTTTTTAGTATCTTACCGAAGTAAAAGGCAGAAGGGAGAGTTGTCACAGAGCTGCCGCACCTTTTACCACACAAGCCCCAGAGGCGACGCCCATGAGGAGGAAGTGGAATCACAGGCCATTTTTTTATAAGGTTCCGTTTGTGTCAAAAAAATAAGCCGCTGGAGTTGCTGCGTCTTTGTCGATGGTCAGTGTAAATTGTTTAGCGTTGCAGTTGTTGtcgttttactttatttttttattattttactattactacttactATTTTACAAGTCTGCATTTTACTTTAGGGATTTACCTGGAGAGCTGAGGTGTCATTAGTTATGTGTCCTGCATTACAGACATCAGTTCAAGCATACTTTCAAGATTAAATACATAGGCCTATTTATTATATGTATTGGCCatttactgtaaataaaattgACCTTTTGTAGAAACGCAAAATCCACCCAGAAATGTTTGATATTAAAACAAAGGAGTAATGTATCAAGCCCACATGCTGGCACTACATGAACCCCCCACTTGTGTTACCTTGAGCCAATCACAGAGTAAACGCCAAACAATGTTCATGgcagtttaaatctgttttaatcCAGATGTCTAGATTGAAAAgatttcaaaaaacaaacatggcaaacaTGGCAACTGTGAGAATGTGGCAAGCAGACAGAATTGCAAATAGAGTTATTTGATAAACTTAAACATCTTACACATCAAAGTGCTTGCATTTTTTGCATTCAAAACCACAATTTTATCAGGACCTAATTATGTCTTAAATTGACATTGAAAAGAAGTGATGCATAACAACAAATCAGTAGTATATTGACAGTTGTCACCCAAAAAGCCCTCTGCAATAGCCTGCTCATAGAAACAGCAAAGGTAATACACATTGTGTCCTTCTTATTGTTTCTAAACTAGATTGCTGATATGATCTAAACCCATTGCCCTGTATGCTGTTCTGACACAGATCCAGCACATTTTGTGATTCCTGACAACTTTGGTTGTGCAGCACATcatacaaagaaaagaaaaagaaaatcatgaAATGTCACCCAGATTTTATAACCAAATGAGAATTAATGCCAGGTTCTGCTGGTGACTAAGTACAACATCTGGACACAAATTCACCCTGTAGAGAATCATAGCGAAAGAGAACTCATTagattttgttatgttatattGCAGAAGCAAAGTAAGATGAGCATTAGATGGCTTGGACTGGGAGATAGAACACTGGTTGTGGTACAAGTTGAAACCAGTCTGGATCTGATGGTGCAAAGGATATGACAGGTTGGCACAAGCTGATGAGATGTCTGAAACAGAGTACCCCAACTGATGATTGGGATTTACACATCCTTTTGATGAAGAACAAAAAATAGTTTAAAGCACAAGAAATTGGAAGTGTAAACCAAGGCTAATGATTTCAGGAAAGAAAATTTGTCACTATATTACAGAGGATTACAAGTCTGTTTCAGTAGTGTTCCTGTGGTGGTTTGAGTTGTTACCACATTGTGTTTTAATACTGAAGACAAAAATGAGGCCAAAAGCTCTCCAGCTCCACCAGGACAGTATCCAGGATCGTATCTGGTGCAAGACACAGAGCCTGCATAAaaacaatttcatttttgtgcATAGCTACACAAAGTTCACTATCATTACTGGTTAAATAACACAATGTCATTAATTTTCCACTCATGTTCAATGCCAAAGAACTTTGAATACCATTTTCCAACAATAACACAGTTACTTTACACCGGTATTTCactatttgtatttatgtatcaATATTAATTTAAAGGGAATAGTTTTAATGTATTGTATTCTCATTTACTTTGTGTGTGGATTGTAACTGGATTTTgaaccaaaatacaaaataaacaaaaatatttcctTTTCAGCTTGATACaactttgccaaaaaaaaaaaaaaaaaaactatataaagCCAAGGGCTTACAATATGTGCTAAAG contains the following coding sequences:
- the anxa3b gene encoding annexin A3b yields the protein MSVWDDLDLLLDSPSSLTMTSNTRGTVKDNPSFKVDEDVSALKKAIEGLGTTEKTLIEVLTQRSNAQRQLIAQAYEKATGRKLVDDLKGDTQGDFEDVLVALVTPPAVFDCHEVIKAIKGAGTTESILTEIFASKSNKQIKALSEAYMAETGKSVLHDLKGEVSGEYGKALLILAEGKRDESTHVDTAKAKADAKALYEAGEKKWGTDEDKFIDILCHRSIPQLRQTLVEYKEISKKTLQESIESEMSGNLETLLVAVVKCVKNVPAYLAEILFKSMKGAGTTESILTRIIVSRSEIDLMDIRAEYKKLFGYSLYSQLESEVSGCYGDVLKHLCGQD